The following are encoded together in the Oncorhynchus nerka isolate Pitt River linkage group LG25, Oner_Uvic_2.0, whole genome shotgun sequence genome:
- the LOC115109409 gene encoding alpha-2,8-sialyltransferase 8B-like: MQLEFRTLMFGIVTLLVIFLIIADIAEVQEEIGNIGGSRTLYLHSLIPKLNRNVAVKANPTPLGNEGEEKSPASPSGLKNATRLPSDNWTFNRTLSSLIRKNILGFFDPERDISILKGTLKPGDVIHYVFDRQSTTNISENLYRLLPTASPMKNQHHGSCAIVGNSGILLNSSCGPEIDSHDFVIRCNLAPVEEYAGDVGRRTNLVTMNPSVVQRAFHDLASEQWRERFLQRLRGLSGSVLWIPAFMAKGGEERVEWAIRLILLHTVDVHTAFPSLRLLHAVRGYWLTNNVQIKRPTTGLLMYTMATRFCEEIHLYGFWPFPRDSQGKPVKYHYYDTLTYEYTSHASPHTMPLEFRTLSSLHRQGALRLNTGSCDAGM, from the exons GAATATTGGAGGTTCCAGAACATTGTACTTGCACAGCCTCATCCCCAAGCTCAACAG AAATGTAGCAGTGAAAGCCAATCCTACACCTTTAGGCAATGAAGGGGAGGAAAAGAGTCCTGCTTCTCCTTCAGGCTTGAAGAATGCCACCAGGCTCCCTTCAGATAACTGGACCTTCAACAGAACCCTCTCCAGCCTCATCAG GAAGAACATCCTGGGGTTCTTTGACCCAGAGAGGGACATCTCTATTCTGAAGGGCACATTGAAACCTGGAGATGTCATCCACTACGTCTTTGACCGTCAGAGCACTACCAACATCTCAGAGAACCTGTACCGGTTGCTACCCACTGCATCCCCCATGAAGAACCAGCACCACGGAAGCTGTGCCATCGTAGGGAACTCTGGGATCCTACTCAATAGCAGCTGTGGGCCAGAGATAGACTCCCATGACTTTGTAATCAG ATGTAACCTGGCACCAGTGGAAGAGTATGCTGGGGATGTGGGGCGGCGCACCAACCTAGTGACCATGAACCCATCGGTGGTGCAGCGGGCCTTCCATGACCTAGCCAGTGAGCAGTGGAGGGAGCGCTTCCTGCAGCGGCTCCGGGGCCTCAGCGGCAGCGTGCTGTGGATCCCAGCCTTCATGgccaagggaggagaggagagggtggagtgggCAATCCGTCTCATCCTGCTGCACACGGTGGATGTGCACACCGCCTTCCCCTCACTGCGCCTTCTCCATGCTGTCAGAGG GTATTGGCTGACTAACAATGTCCAGATCAAGAGACCCACTACTGGTCTGCTGATGTACACCATGGCCACTCGCTTCTGTGAGGAGATCCATCTGTATGGCTTCTGGCCTTTCCCTCGGGATTCACAGGGGAAACCAGTCAAGTACCATTACTATGACACTCTGACCTACGAGTACACATCCCATGCCAGTCCACACACTATGCCATTGGAGTTCAGGACACTGAGTTCACTCCACAGACAGGGGGCGCTGCGACTCAACACTGGCTCTTGTGATGCAGGAATGTAA